In Aquiflexum balticum DSM 16537, a single genomic region encodes these proteins:
- a CDS encoding porin family protein, protein MKKNQKFGIFTGIGIVFLLLTFAPQGQAQSENPGPRVGIKGGANFSQFFVDQPTVDDENMKVGLHFGIFTKIALTDFLAIQPELLYTSLGSKVSYGGSDVESLLGIREGEVRFNLNYIQLPLGLAFNIGPLNVNAGPYVSYLISANVKDLKSSDLSTSDPIELNKDDFNSIDYGLFAGVGFDIGNVSIGARYNHGLREVGSEGLGGTLTNNSRNGVAQIFLGFGF, encoded by the coding sequence ATGAAAAAGAATCAAAAATTTGGAATTTTTACCGGGATCGGAATTGTATTCCTCCTATTGACTTTTGCTCCACAGGGACAAGCACAAAGCGAAAATCCCGGACCAAGAGTAGGGATAAAGGGTGGTGCAAATTTTTCCCAATTCTTCGTCGACCAACCTACCGTTGATGATGAAAATATGAAAGTAGGATTACACTTTGGTATTTTTACGAAAATAGCTTTAACAGATTTTTTGGCTATTCAACCCGAATTGCTCTACACAAGCCTTGGATCAAAGGTTTCCTATGGTGGAAGTGATGTGGAAAGTCTTTTGGGAATAAGGGAAGGTGAAGTTAGATTCAACTTGAATTATATTCAATTGCCATTAGGATTGGCATTCAATATTGGTCCATTAAACGTCAATGCAGGGCCGTATGTATCGTATCTTATTTCGGCCAATGTAAAAGACCTTAAGTCTTCAGATTTATCCACAAGCGACCCAATTGAATTGAACAAAGATGATTTCAATTCAATAGATTATGGACTGTTTGCCGGAGTAGGTTTCGATATTGGGAATGTATCTATTGGTGCGCGATACAACCATGGTTTGCGTGAAGTAGGAAGCGAAGGATTAGGCGGAACACTCACCAACAATTCCAGAAATGGTGTAGCTCAGATTTTTCTTGGATTTGGATTTTAA
- a CDS encoding glycosyltransferase family 4 protein, producing MRIIYIHQYFLTPEEGGATRSYHLAKGLVKAGIQVEMITSHGKPHYDFKMIAGIKVHYLPVRYQQNFGFVKRIWAFLAFIRLAKKHIAKLPRPDYFYITSTPLTTGWIGMWAKKKFAVPYIFEVRDLWPEAPVQVGAIKNQILKKILFHFEGKIYNQALKIVALSPGIANSIRQRFPEAKIYLVPNFADTSFFIPEKKSPSILQKYGLASKFTLTYAGAIGKVNAVNDILILAHEAQIRNLDFQFLVMGKGSYADNLLQEAQDLNLKNFRFIPFGNKEKVREILSVSDMAFVSFAHLPVLGTNSPNKFFDALAAGKAILVNHKGWVYDLVKQYDLGLYFNPSKPGKTLEKLVELAENPNALKACQLHSRDLAEKFFSSEIAVQRLLGIMDPEKFGKEFSDEVYILTA from the coding sequence ATGAGAATCATCTACATCCATCAGTATTTCTTGACACCTGAAGAAGGCGGTGCTACGCGTTCCTATCATTTGGCAAAAGGTTTGGTGAAAGCAGGTATACAGGTAGAGATGATTACTTCCCATGGAAAACCCCATTATGACTTCAAAATGATTGCCGGGATCAAGGTTCATTATCTTCCTGTCCGATACCAGCAGAATTTTGGATTTGTCAAAAGGATTTGGGCATTTTTAGCATTTATTCGATTGGCAAAAAAGCACATTGCCAAACTGCCCCGTCCGGATTATTTTTATATCACTTCCACCCCCCTCACCACCGGTTGGATAGGGATGTGGGCAAAAAAGAAATTTGCAGTTCCCTATATTTTTGAAGTAAGGGATTTATGGCCTGAAGCGCCTGTTCAAGTCGGAGCGATCAAAAACCAAATCCTGAAAAAGATTTTATTTCATTTTGAAGGTAAAATCTATAATCAGGCCCTCAAAATAGTGGCACTATCTCCGGGAATCGCCAATTCGATAAGACAACGCTTCCCCGAAGCCAAAATCTACCTAGTTCCGAATTTTGCGGATACCTCTTTCTTTATTCCAGAGAAAAAAAGTCCCTCTATACTTCAGAAATATGGTTTAGCATCCAAGTTTACCCTTACTTATGCCGGCGCTATAGGTAAAGTAAATGCTGTAAATGATATCCTGATTCTGGCCCATGAAGCACAGATCCGGAATTTGGATTTTCAATTTTTAGTGATGGGGAAAGGTTCCTATGCAGATAATTTACTTCAGGAAGCCCAGGATCTGAATCTTAAGAATTTCCGGTTTATTCCATTTGGGAACAAGGAAAAAGTCAGGGAAATCCTTTCCGTTTCTGACATGGCATTTGTTTCTTTTGCCCATCTACCGGTTTTGGGAACAAATAGTCCCAATAAGTTTTTTGATGCCTTGGCAGCCGGAAAAGCCATCTTGGTCAATCACAAAGGTTGGGTGTATGATTTGGTCAAACAATATGATTTGGGATTGTATTTCAACCCTTCAAAACCTGGTAAAACTTTAGAAAAATTGGTGGAATTGGCAGAAAACCCAAATGCACTTAAAGCCTGCCAACTTCATTCAAGAGATTTGGCCGAAAAGTTTTTTTCGAGTGAAATTGCTGTGCAAAGACTTTTGGGTATCATGGATCCTGAAAAATTCGGAAAGGAATTTAGCGACGAGGTTTATATCCTGACTGCCTAA
- the nth gene encoding endonuclease III: MLKKERYAAFIDHFSNNMPIAETELQYESPFQLLVAVVLSAQCTDKRVNMSTPAIFENFPTPAHLAAADFDELFPYIKSISYPNNKTKHLIGLGKMLVEEFDGEVPSTVEELVKLPGVGRKTANVITSVVWNQPNMAVDTHVFRVSKRLGLVNQNAKTPLEVEKQLVKHIPKQHIHIAHHWLILHGRYVCLARKPKCGECTLTHFCRYFEKNREAILNEGTLPPKKKK; the protein is encoded by the coding sequence ATGCTCAAAAAAGAAAGATACGCCGCCTTCATAGATCATTTTTCCAACAATATGCCCATCGCAGAAACGGAACTGCAATATGAGTCTCCTTTTCAGTTGTTGGTCGCAGTGGTGTTAAGTGCCCAATGTACCGACAAAAGAGTCAACATGTCCACTCCTGCTATCTTTGAAAATTTTCCGACACCGGCCCATTTGGCAGCTGCAGATTTTGATGAACTTTTTCCATATATCAAAAGTATCTCCTATCCCAACAATAAAACCAAACACCTGATCGGATTGGGGAAAATGTTGGTCGAAGAGTTTGATGGAGAAGTTCCCTCCACTGTGGAAGAGTTGGTAAAACTGCCGGGAGTAGGCCGAAAAACAGCCAATGTGATCACTTCGGTGGTTTGGAACCAACCGAATATGGCCGTTGATACGCACGTTTTCAGGGTTTCAAAAAGATTGGGTTTGGTCAACCAAAATGCCAAGACCCCTTTGGAGGTGGAAAAGCAATTGGTAAAACATATCCCCAAGCAACATATTCATATTGCGCATCATTGGTTGATATTGCATGGGAGATATGTTTGCTTGGCCAGAAAGCCAAAATGCGGTGAATGTACCTTGACTCATTTTTGTAGATATTTTGAAAAAAACAGGGAGGCAATCTTAAACGAAGGAACACTTCCCCCAAAGAAGAAAAAGTAA
- a CDS encoding radical SAM/SPASM domain-containing protein, whose product MKNKWITFREFFYYLSLKKLGNYLLLFCSFYWSRVIKKPRIWGLPTTLSIEPTTSCNLRCPECPSGLRSFTRPTGMLEEQVFRQIIDQTKDHLTYLHLYFQGEPFLHPNFPELISYADKSGIFTSTSTNGHYLTKKNVGAIIDSGLKQLIVSMDGITQEIYQDYRVGGKLAKVEEGLFELIHRKRELKKRFPRIILQFLVTGKNEHQIPELKIWAKNIGVDELQLKTTQIYGFENGSELIPQNTQYSRYIPNGNGTWKLKKEIQNKCWRMWQGAVFTWDGKLLPCCFDKDGQHVMGKIQENHLKDIWNNNAYNAFRKQLLNDRTQIEICKNCTE is encoded by the coding sequence GTGAAAAATAAGTGGATCACTTTTAGGGAATTTTTTTATTACTTGAGTTTAAAAAAACTCGGAAACTATCTTCTTTTATTTTGCTCTTTTTACTGGAGCAGAGTAATCAAAAAACCAAGAATTTGGGGCCTTCCAACGACTTTATCCATAGAACCTACCACCAGTTGTAACCTCCGCTGTCCCGAATGCCCTAGTGGATTGCGGAGTTTTACAAGGCCAACCGGCATGTTGGAGGAACAGGTTTTTCGGCAAATCATTGATCAAACCAAAGATCATCTGACTTATCTACATCTCTATTTTCAGGGAGAACCTTTTCTGCATCCAAATTTCCCGGAGCTGATCAGCTATGCCGACAAGTCCGGAATATTTACCTCCACCTCCACCAACGGACATTACCTGACCAAAAAAAATGTGGGTGCCATCATCGACTCCGGGTTGAAACAGTTGATAGTTTCAATGGATGGAATCACACAGGAAATCTATCAGGATTACCGCGTAGGAGGCAAATTGGCAAAAGTGGAGGAAGGATTGTTTGAATTGATCCATAGAAAAAGGGAATTGAAAAAAAGATTTCCCAGAATTATTCTGCAGTTTTTGGTAACAGGGAAAAATGAACACCAAATCCCGGAATTGAAGATATGGGCAAAAAATATTGGGGTAGATGAACTTCAATTAAAAACCACCCAGATTTATGGTTTTGAAAACGGTTCGGAACTGATCCCTCAAAACACCCAATATTCCAGGTATATCCCTAATGGAAATGGCACTTGGAAACTCAAAAAGGAGATCCAAAACAAATGCTGGAGAATGTGGCAAGGAGCAGTATTTACTTGGGATGGAAAATTGCTCCCTTGCTGTTTTGATAAAGACGGGCAACATGTGATGGGGAAAATCCAGGAAAATCACCTGAAAGATATCTGGAATAACAATGCTTACAATGCCTTCCGAAAACAGTTATTGAACGACCGCACACAGATTGAAATCTGCAAAAACTGTACAGAGTAG
- the gldB gene encoding gliding motility lipoprotein GldB codes for MDQSKLLFCCLLLLLYFSSCREKEAECKLDAEILKSNLNVEIIRLENDFFEAASVEDFLYLLEKYPEFSDSYLLSNEYESKAAMANELLELHQDSMLVELYDEVMVHYPDVSSLEKDLTDAFKYIQYHFPEFKIPKVYTFVSGFATDLYLDDDMIVIGLDYYLPFEHRFQPPDLPQYISNRYQRDYIVPMIVMAISSKFNQTDLSQNTLIAEMIYFGKAYHFTKSILPCTSDEFIIGYTPEEIIACFDNEEFIWSYFVENDLFFETNPFIIRKYTGEAPATDEISPDAPGRIGRWLGWNIVDDFRANNELNLRDMMQISDTGRIFRQSGYKPRR; via the coding sequence ATGGACCAATCAAAACTGTTATTTTGCTGTTTGTTGCTCTTGTTATATTTCTCCTCATGCAGGGAAAAAGAAGCCGAATGTAAACTGGATGCTGAAATCCTGAAATCCAATCTGAATGTCGAAATCATCAGGCTGGAAAATGATTTCTTTGAAGCTGCATCAGTTGAAGACTTTTTGTACTTGCTTGAAAAGTATCCGGAATTTTCTGATAGCTATCTTTTGTCAAATGAATATGAAAGCAAAGCTGCAATGGCAAATGAGCTGTTGGAACTGCACCAAGATTCAATGCTGGTCGAGCTGTATGATGAAGTGATGGTTCATTATCCTGACGTATCCTCACTTGAAAAAGATCTTACAGATGCATTCAAATATATCCAATATCACTTTCCGGAATTTAAAATCCCAAAGGTCTATACTTTTGTAAGCGGGTTTGCTACTGATTTGTATTTGGATGATGATATGATTGTTATTGGATTGGATTACTATTTGCCTTTTGAGCACAGATTTCAGCCCCCGGACTTGCCACAATATATTTCCAATAGGTATCAGAGAGACTACATCGTCCCCATGATAGTGATGGCTATTTCATCTAAATTCAACCAAACAGATTTGTCTCAAAATACTCTGATCGCTGAAATGATTTATTTCGGCAAAGCCTATCATTTTACCAAAAGTATTCTTCCCTGTACCTCGGATGAATTCATTATCGGTTATACTCCGGAAGAGATCATTGCCTGTTTTGATAATGAAGAATTTATATGGTCCTATTTTGTGGAAAATGATTTATTTTTCGAAACCAACCCATTCATTATCAGAAAATATACCGGAGAAGCACCTGCTACCGATGAAATCAGTCCTGATGCCCCGGGGAGAATCGGTAGATGGCTGGGTTGGAATATTGTGGATGATTTTCGGGCCAATAACGAGTTAAACCTGCGGGATATGATGCAGATTTCTGATACGGGAAGGATTTTTAGGCAGTCAGGATATAAACCTCGTCGCTAA
- a CDS encoding alpha/beta hydrolase: protein MMDKFYRLKIAAGLLLGIALLFMSCSEDVEPGLDANVAIDLIDVKYSQERPNQLMDVYLPANRNSNSTKVFVWVHGGGWVDGNKSEFKTFKPWLEEVQEDYAYVAINYSLFNIATGGNKFPTQEEDIKKALSYIKSQLSTWNVSDEVILAGGSAGGHLVLLHSYKNNEDNLVKATVAFFPPTELSSFYDFNLFSRLLLENLLGGNPTNRQEDYFNSSPLNFVQSQSVPTVLFHGDIDDVVPISQSKILEQELMANNVPHLAEYVIGQGHGFSAQTNRDLLAKMQVFLDGVLE, encoded by the coding sequence ATGATGGATAAGTTTTACAGATTGAAAATTGCGGCAGGACTTTTACTGGGAATAGCACTTTTATTTATGTCTTGCAGTGAAGACGTCGAACCGGGGCTAGATGCCAATGTGGCCATAGACTTAATCGATGTTAAATACAGTCAGGAACGCCCAAATCAACTGATGGACGTTTATTTACCTGCCAACAGAAATTCCAATTCCACAAAGGTGTTTGTGTGGGTACATGGTGGGGGATGGGTAGATGGTAATAAGTCGGAGTTTAAGACTTTCAAACCTTGGTTGGAAGAAGTACAGGAGGATTATGCCTATGTTGCCATCAATTACAGTTTGTTCAATATTGCCACAGGAGGAAATAAATTCCCAACACAAGAGGAAGATATAAAAAAAGCCCTATCCTATATCAAATCGCAACTTTCTACTTGGAATGTTTCTGATGAGGTGATTTTGGCAGGAGGAAGTGCAGGAGGACATTTGGTTTTGCTGCACAGCTATAAAAACAATGAGGACAATTTAGTAAAAGCCACCGTTGCTTTTTTCCCGCCTACTGAATTGTCCTCGTTTTATGATTTTAATTTATTTTCTAGGTTGTTGCTGGAAAATCTATTGGGAGGGAATCCTACCAACAGGCAGGAGGATTATTTTAATAGTAGCCCACTTAATTTTGTCCAATCGCAAAGTGTGCCCACGGTACTTTTTCATGGAGATATTGACGACGTGGTTCCTATTTCTCAAAGTAAAATTCTGGAACAAGAACTGATGGCCAATAATGTCCCGCACTTGGCGGAATACGTCATTGGGCAGGGACATGGCTTCAGCGCCCAAACCAACAGGGATCTTTTGGCTAAGATGCAGGTGTTTTTGGATGGGGTATTGGAGTAA
- a CDS encoding chemotaxis protein CheB, translating into MKKNNKTKKAEKFTQVVVIGTSAGGLSALKKLISQIPKDFLLPILVVRHISPDATGNVVLDELNKLNSVKCQHAETGGKLKPGHLYLAPSDHHFLIGGNLKMLVTKGAHENRSRPAIDPLFRSAAVAFGSGVIGIILTGYLDDGTSGMKAIKNCGGICIIQDPEEAEYPDMPRNVLNNIEVDYCLPIAEMGALLIKLIPLQSHIRKPIPEHILIEAKIAERVLSDLSSVNELGDQVPFNCPGCGGVLWKVGKDSDLRFRCHTGHAYTAAYLLAEQTNKIEETMWTALRMFEERKNLLTEMARGKKGVGSQTALERAKTSQIHIDRIREILKTDENKSGDDMPT; encoded by the coding sequence ATGAAAAAAAACAATAAAACCAAAAAGGCTGAAAAATTTACCCAGGTCGTTGTCATTGGCACATCTGCGGGGGGTCTTAGTGCTTTGAAAAAACTGATCAGCCAAATCCCAAAAGATTTTTTATTGCCGATATTGGTGGTCCGACATATTTCTCCCGATGCAACGGGAAACGTAGTATTAGACGAGCTTAATAAGTTAAATAGTGTAAAATGTCAGCATGCGGAGACCGGAGGTAAATTGAAACCTGGTCATTTATACCTTGCGCCATCAGATCATCATTTCTTGATTGGAGGAAACCTGAAAATGCTGGTGACCAAAGGAGCTCATGAAAACAGGTCCCGTCCTGCTATAGATCCATTGTTTCGTTCAGCTGCTGTAGCTTTTGGTTCCGGTGTCATAGGAATTATTCTTACTGGCTATCTTGATGATGGCACATCAGGAATGAAAGCGATAAAAAATTGTGGAGGGATTTGTATCATACAGGATCCTGAAGAAGCGGAATATCCTGATATGCCAAGAAATGTACTGAATAACATTGAAGTAGATTATTGCCTGCCTATAGCTGAAATGGGGGCTTTGCTTATAAAACTTATTCCACTGCAATCACATATTCGTAAGCCTATTCCGGAGCATATCTTAATAGAAGCTAAAATTGCCGAACGTGTTTTGAGCGATCTATCTTCAGTAAATGAATTGGGCGATCAGGTCCCATTTAACTGTCCTGGTTGCGGCGGTGTATTATGGAAGGTTGGAAAAGACAGCGACTTACGGTTCCGTTGCCATACCGGGCATGCCTATACAGCAGCGTACCTCTTAGCAGAACAGACAAACAAGATTGAAGAAACCATGTGGACTGCACTTAGGATGTTTGAGGAGCGAAAAAACTTACTGACCGAAATGGCTAGAGGGAAAAAAGGTGTTGGTTCTCAAACAGCCCTTGAAAGGGCAAAAACTTCCCAAATTCATATTGATCGGATCAGAGAAATTTTGAAAACAGATGAGAATAAAAGTGGAGATGATATGCCCACATAA
- the asnB gene encoding asparagine synthase (glutamine-hydrolyzing), translated as MCGINVIINANSDGQKAIEAMTNATIHRGPDHSGFSKVSENVFFAGNRLKILDLTDASNQPIWNDEKDAVLVWNGALYNYQDLRKELLDLGCSFSSNSDSEVLLKWLKTHGSKKLSALEGMFALVFADLIKNEIIIARDISGEKPLHYFQQDTIWYFSSESRGITAGLNFLPKIDPKQFIPFFYYRNSFTDKTFFEKVDQILPGEVLVLDFQGKVLDRKKLKIIPATHRILDQITFEETLKDAVLKSFHAERPVGMVLSGGADSSLLYAMWYEETGQAIPTYTVALEKKFRKKYADPHFADFFGKKYPSQHHEIFVDKKIILDNWNGYIQSLDQPIGDSAGFLTWYVAKEAKESVKVLVSGAGADELFGGYRRHKAFQHYLANPRLFHWMKSMGKNIPLPLAWQKLLQSIHQNPEMTFIQMAALQEIPDELMSHFQNWYPKTNHPFKNALDWDRTFYLVNDILKIHDNACMAHGIEGRAPYLNQQLLSLTAALSEKPLLELAGKKQIKTALKKRGLEKIANRKKLGFGLPLMEWFGEKDFRNWVFPAIHKMDKDWGKEFPPEMRKLSANPEKSDKRHFLQLWNLFILASWLENKQ; from the coding sequence ATGTGTGGAATAAACGTCATAATCAATGCGAATTCAGATGGCCAAAAAGCCATCGAAGCAATGACGAATGCAACTATCCACCGTGGCCCTGACCATTCCGGATTTTCAAAAGTCAGTGAAAACGTATTTTTTGCAGGAAACCGACTTAAAATATTGGACCTAACTGATGCTTCCAATCAGCCTATCTGGAATGATGAAAAAGATGCTGTTTTGGTTTGGAATGGTGCACTATACAATTACCAGGACCTTAGAAAAGAACTTCTGGACCTTGGATGCAGCTTTTCAAGCAATTCAGATTCGGAAGTTCTTCTCAAATGGTTGAAAACCCATGGATCAAAAAAACTCTCTGCATTGGAAGGAATGTTTGCATTGGTTTTTGCAGACCTTATAAAAAATGAGATCATAATTGCCCGGGATATTTCGGGTGAAAAACCACTGCATTATTTCCAACAGGATACTATTTGGTATTTTTCTTCGGAATCACGGGGAATTACAGCAGGTTTAAATTTTCTCCCAAAAATTGACCCAAAGCAGTTTATTCCTTTTTTCTACTATCGGAACAGTTTCACTGACAAAACTTTTTTTGAAAAAGTGGATCAGATTCTTCCGGGCGAGGTACTGGTATTGGATTTTCAGGGAAAGGTTCTGGACAGGAAAAAGTTAAAGATCATTCCTGCAACTCATCGGATTTTGGATCAAATTACCTTTGAAGAAACGCTGAAGGATGCGGTTCTAAAAAGCTTCCATGCCGAGCGACCAGTGGGAATGGTTTTAAGTGGCGGGGCGGACAGTAGTTTATTATATGCCATGTGGTATGAAGAAACCGGGCAGGCAATACCGACATACACGGTAGCTTTGGAAAAGAAATTCCGTAAAAAGTATGCTGACCCACATTTTGCTGATTTTTTTGGGAAGAAGTACCCAAGTCAACACCATGAAATTTTTGTGGACAAAAAAATTATACTGGATAATTGGAATGGTTACATTCAATCCCTGGACCAACCAATAGGAGACAGTGCAGGATTTTTGACTTGGTACGTGGCGAAAGAAGCCAAGGAAAGCGTCAAAGTTTTGGTTTCCGGGGCCGGGGCTGATGAACTTTTTGGAGGCTACAGAAGGCATAAGGCATTTCAGCATTACTTAGCCAATCCAAGGCTTTTTCATTGGATGAAATCAATGGGGAAAAATATCCCTCTCCCTTTAGCTTGGCAAAAACTACTGCAAAGTATTCATCAAAATCCGGAAATGACATTTATACAAATGGCAGCATTGCAGGAAATACCTGATGAACTTATGAGTCATTTCCAAAATTGGTATCCAAAAACCAACCATCCTTTCAAAAACGCGCTGGATTGGGACAGAACCTTTTACCTTGTCAATGACATCCTGAAAATCCACGACAATGCCTGTATGGCACACGGGATTGAGGGAAGAGCTCCCTATCTCAATCAACAATTACTTTCCTTGACTGCTGCGCTTTCCGAAAAACCCCTTCTCGAACTAGCAGGAAAAAAACAGATCAAAACCGCTTTGAAAAAAAGGGGATTGGAAAAAATTGCCAACAGGAAAAAACTGGGTTTTGGGTTGCCGCTCATGGAGTGGTTTGGGGAGAAGGATTTCAGGAACTGGGTATTTCCAGCAATCCATAAGATGGATAAAGATTGGGGGAAAGAATTTCCCCCCGAAATGCGTAAATTGTCCGCCAATCCGGAAAAATCAGATAAAAGGCATTTCTTACAACTTTGGAACTTATTCATCCTGGCAAGCTGGTTGGAAAATAAACAATGA